Within candidate division WOR-3 bacterium, the genomic segment CTTCATATCCTAATTCCCAGAGTGCCCAGGCAATTCCTGAAAGTCCTGTAATAAAACCAGGAGGATAGTCCTTTTCATTTACTCCTTTTAATTTTTTTTCTATCCAATAAAATGCCTTTTTAGGTATATCAAAATTACATTTTTTTAAAGCATATAAAATTCCGGTGGCACCAAAACCTAAAGAGAGAGAATTAGTGTGATAGAGAAAGGGATCGCTTGGAAATAACCTATCTTCCCTTTCATCCTCTATGTGATTAAGAATAAAATTTCCGAATCCTTCCACTATTTTTTGTAATCTTTCTTTACTTAATTTTTTTGTGATAAATCCTGCTTTTTTAACAACTTTATTTGAAGAAACCAGAGATTTTCTTACATATTTGGAAATATAAGGAATTTTATTAACATTTTCATTAACACTATTAATAAGAATATTTATACAATTGTAAATCCTTTTTGACCAGCCTAAATCTTTGAGTATCATTTTTAATACATTATCATAAAGATCTTTTCTAAGATCAGAAAATACATTTATAGGAAAAAGAAAATAAAACATAAGTGCACCCATACTGTAAAAATCAGCATTAAAAGAAAAGAAATTTCTATCCACTTTTCTAAAACCAGGGGTAAAAAGTAAAAATGGTTTATCAATTCCTTTTCTTATTGCACCTTCAAAGTCTATAAATTTAACCTTATAATTTTTTGGATTAACAATTACATTGTAAGGGGAAATATCACCTAAAATTATCCCTTTTGAATGAATAATTTCTAAAGCATCTAAAAAGTTTAAAAAAACTTTTTTATATATCTTGTAAAATTCTTTACTTTCCCTTGAGTTAAAATTTAATTTTAAAATAGGATGAAATTTTGAAAAAAATAATTCACGCAAATTTTTTTCACGGATATACTCCATAACTAAAAAAGTATGCTCCCATTCTTGAAATAATTCTATAGGTTTGGGTGCAATATTTGTATCTTTTAAAATTTTTAATATTTCGTATTCTTTATGCAAAAGGGTTACTGCGTCATTCCCCAAATTATCTTTACAAGTATAAGGTCTTGCCTCTTTTATTACTACATATTTATTTGAATTTCTATCTTTAGCTAAATAAACTCCGCCGGTATTGGAAAAATGAAGAGCCTTTTCAATTAAATACTGTCCATTTTTTAAAGCCAACTCGTTAGGCTCTTTATCTTCTAAAGGAAATGGATCTTTTACCCAAGGAGGAAGATTAAAATATGGGAGTCTCTCGTCTTTTATATATTCTCCATTAGGAGACACAATCATATATTCCTTCATTCCCATTATATCTACAAATGTAATTCTTTTAAATCCTCCGTATCTATAATATAAGACTTTGCAATCCTTATATCTTCTATCTGAAAGAATATAAGGTCCTTCTTCTTCTTTAAGTTCGCTATATAGAATTTCTATTATTTCTTTAAATTCATTTTCATTTGGATAAATAGTAATGAATTTTCCTGAAGCACTTCTTTGCCAATCCTTGAAATTCATCATGGAAAGAATTGTTTTATCCAGAGCAAATTTAAAAGGAATTTTTTTATCTATTAGAATTTTTGCAACTTTTGCAAGTATTCTTTCTGCATTATTTATGGTAGATGAAATATGAATTTTCCAGCCCTGAGTCATTATTTCTGAATTTAGAGGGAAAACATGAAACCATAAACCATCTCTTATTATTTTCCAATTTTCTTTTTTATTATTCAGTATTTGCATAATTATGTTTAAAAACTCATTAGAGGGGGAATACATATTTTCAAAAGGCTCATAAAATTTGTCTGAAAGTAAAGTATATAAATATTTTATAACATGCCTTTTACTTCTCATAATACATAAATTTTAAAAAAATATTTTAAAAGGGGCGAGGCTCCCTCGCCCCCACTTATGTTATTGCTCCCTTATTCTATCTCATTGCAGCAGTTAGCTATACTGCTAGTGAGACTTACAGGAGCCTTTGCGCTAGGCATTGCTACTGGTAATTTTTGTAGACTTAGTACTACTGCCATCTCACACCTCCTTTCTTTTACCCCTGAGTTGGACTTTAACCAATTTCTCAGGGTCTTATTATATATATAACAATTTAAAAAGCCTTTTCGGTTTTTTTTTTTTTTTTTTTTAACGAATCTGGAATTTTTTTATGATTAAAACTTTCTTATTATTTTTAGGAGAAAGAAAATTAATTTTCCCTTTTAAATAATCCTCTCCATTAAATATAAAAATTCTTTTCTTTGCCATCTGTTTTTTAAAATCCCTCAAAGAATTTTTGTTTGAAAAAATTACCAAAAGCTCATCCTCTTTAATATTTACATTCTCCAAATCTTCATATAATAAAATTCTTATAAAACAGAATCTGCATTTTAAAAAAATTGAAAAATCCTTTCTCTTATATTCTTTTAAATCACATGAGCTACATTCACATAAATATTTCAAAAAATTTCTTAAAATATCTAAAAAATCCTTCGCCTTAATTAACCTGTATAAACTCATATATTTTTTCATATATAAAATATTCTTTCGTCTCCAATCTTTATAATAATCTTTATTATCTTTTCTCCATTTAATAAAATAATCAGGATTTCTCCTTCTCCAATTTTCCCGAAGTTCTTTCACCTTCTCTTTATTCTCATTTAACCACTTCCTCCTTAATTCATTTCTACTTCTTTTTAAAGGATTAATTTTACTCCTTATCTCACTCCATATATCCTTCATTTTTTCATAAGAAATATTCAATTTTTCTGAAATTTCTTTTAAATTAAACCCTTGCCTTATTAAATTTATAATCCATAACTCTTTTTCATTTAATCTTTTGTATAAATTATTTTCAAATCTTCTTAAAAATTCATCACTTCTTACTTCATTTAAAATCTCAATTTCCTCATAATCTTTTAAAATTAATCTTTTTTCCTTTTTTAAATAATTTAAAAAATGATTTTCCAAGGACTTAAAAAAATAATTCCTAAACTCCATTTCATCCCCTTTAAATTTTTCTTTACATTTTTGAAAACATATAAAAGCTTCTCCTAAAAGATCATCTTTATGATGAAAAAAATTATATTTTTTACAAAAATTTAAAATTTTAATATTGATTTCTTTTAAATATTCTTCAAAATTCATATTTAAAGCAAATTATAATAATATTCAAAATAAATTATAATATTAATATGTTAATTTTATCAAAAATGCTTGAGAGGTAAGAAAATTTCAAAAAAAATTGGAAAAATTGATAAGATTAATTTAACTATCAGTCTGAAAGAATTAATTTTAATGAGATCTGAAGTTTGCTTAAAGATTATATTTTTAAGACTTGAAATTTTATTTTTTTTACAGTATAATTTATATTACAAATTAATTTGTAAATAAAAGGTTCAAATCCTGTAAAACAAAAATTTTTAAAAAATGGAAAATAAAAAATCACTAAAAAGTGCAGGTCCCATGATATTTTTAGGTTTTCTTTTTATCGGATTGGGAATAGGCTTTCTTTTCGGAAAAGTTGCTGTAGGTTCTTCTATAGGTATGGGTTTCGGTTTTATACTTTGGGGAATTCTCTATTTTCTTAAAAAATGAAATTCAAAGAACTTGACCCAATAATTCATGAAAAAACAAGGCTTTCAATACTCATTTATCTTCTGCAGAATAAAGAAGTAGATTTTTCAACACTTAAAAAAATTACTGATACTACTGAAGGAAACCTTTCCTCTCATTTGAGGGTGCTTGAAGATAATAAATTAATTGAAGTTAAAAAAACTTTTGTGGGCAGAAGACCAAAAACTTTTTATAAATTATCTGATTCAGGTAAAAATAAACTTTTAGATTACCTTGATAAACTAAAGAAAATTTTAAAAGAAATAAAATAGGGTTCAAATCCCCCTTAAATTTTTATATAAAATATGAAAAAAGAAATTGAAGAAATCCTTGAAACCATAGATATACTTAAATATATCTCTCAGAGAGCTAAAAAAGAAATTAAACACTTTGCTATATACATGATAATATTCGGGTTTTATATTTCAACCTGTGTTTTTATAACTCTTATAACAGGAAAATACATTTTATGGTTTTATCTTTTGCCTCTTGCCTTCTTTTTCTCTACAATCCACGTTTCAGGCATAATTTTCTCTATTTTAATATGGGGAATCTTTTCTATAATCTATTTCTTTATAATTCCAAAACTTGGAATACCCCTATATATTTCTGCAATTTTTATTGGAATTCTTATTACCTTTGGTTATTACATGAACTACTACATAGGAATTAAAAGAAAAACTTATAAACCTCTCAATTCAAAATTAAGTGTAATTCCTAAAATAGGCATTTTCTGGGGATTTGCCTTTGCTGGAATTATATTTAATATCTTTCTTTTTTATAATGTTATTGGAGAAGATATAAATAAAATTGTCAATCCCCTTTATAGCTACACAACCGGAATGGGTCTTTTTGTTACAGGATTTGTTCTTCCATTTTTTTATATTCTTGGAATTATAGAAGTTATATTTATTCCTCTTCTTAATTATATGAATAATGCCTTAGCCTATATCACCAATGGGATTGTTGGTTTACTTATGGCATTTTATTCTATTTACCTTTTAAAAAAGAAAGAGAAATAATTTATTTCTTTATATAAAAACTTTTCCTTCTTTCTACATATGCTCCAAAAACACCCTTTACCCACTCTTCCTCTATCCTATCACTCCTGTTTAAATTCCAGTAATAAAGATCTTCATTTTCAGCCCTGACATAAACCCTGTAAATACCCTCAGATTTAAATGCACTTTCCCTCCTGAAAAGATCAAAGAGAGTATCAGGTGAGAAAAAAATATAAAAAAGTGAGTCCGGAGTATTCTCTAAATAAATAACATAAAATTTCGCTCCTTCACTTTTATTCCATATAAGTAAATTGTTAGAAGGAACATAAATCGTATCGTAAATGGGATAAATTATATTAAAATCAGTTGGAACCTTTGTAACCTTGAGAAGCTCCCTTGAATCAGGAAACTCAATTTTAAGGGTACAATCTGTACCTGAGGGAACATAAAAAGTATCATAATATACAAGATATTCATTTGAATCTATGTCACTAACTATTTTTTCTTTAAATAAATATTCTTTACCCCCAAATTTTATTTTAACAGAACACCCAGAAACACCTTGTGATGGAACTTCATCTGGACTATATAACCTATCAACAAAAACAATCTGCTCTTCAATTTTTTTACTTGACTTTAATACACACCAAACAATGTAATCCGGAATAATCACCTTTTCTATTTCTTTTTTACAGGAAATAAAAATTAAAGTCAAAAGAAAAATTTTTAATCTTTTCATCTAAAAAATAATTTTTATTTCAAAACTTGGAACAAAGGGAATTTGATATAATTCTCGCCTTACAGGTGGTTCTTTATCATAATCATAATAATATAAAAATACATTTTTTCTATTGTAAACATTTATTATACTCAAGGAATAAAAGCCCTTAATTTTTTTTATTTTGAAATCCCTTGAAAGGGAAATATCAAGCCTGTGATAAGGTGGAAACCTTACACTATAAGGATAGGATTCAATTTCATCCCATATAACCTTTGGATATCTATCTGGATATGGATTATAAAAGAATCTATACCTTTTAATAACATCTGTGAAGGGTGAACCAGTTGTATATAAAAAATTTAACCCCAGATCTAAATTGAATATTAACTTATAAAATAAACTTAAAGAAAAATTGAAGGTTTTATCCCACCTCATTGAATGATATTTGTTTTCCTTTTCAAATTTTCCGTGAGACTTTAATACTGTCAAACTTAAATTAAAATTTAATTTTCCAAAGGTCTTTTCAATAAAAGAATCAAAACCGTAACTTTCTCCTTGCCCTTTTAAAAACAAGGTTTTATCAGGATTTAATGGGTCATAACTTTTTATTTCATAGTCAAGAATGTAATCATACTTCTTGTAAAAGATTTCAAAATCAATTTTACCCCAATCTGGCAAATAGGAAATTCCTGTTATATAATGTTTTGAATTCATTGGCCTATAACCATCAAAAATTGTTACCCAGTAATAAAAGGGATCAAAAACTTCTGAAAAGTTAACAGCTATTAGATACTGATTGAAAACTCCTGTTGCAAACTTTATTGCAAGGTTTTCCCTCAGAAAATATTTTAAATTAATTCTTGGTTCTATTCTAAAACTTTTAGCATTTCTC encodes:
- the lanKC gene encoding class III lanthionine synthetase LanKC → MRSKRHVIKYLYTLLSDKFYEPFENMYSPSNEFLNIIMQILNNKKENWKIIRDGLWFHVFPLNSEIMTQGWKIHISSTINNAERILAKVAKILIDKKIPFKFALDKTILSMMNFKDWQRSASGKFITIYPNENEFKEIIEILYSELKEEEGPYILSDRRYKDCKVLYYRYGGFKRITFVDIMGMKEYMIVSPNGEYIKDERLPYFNLPPWVKDPFPLEDKEPNELALKNGQYLIEKALHFSNTGGVYLAKDRNSNKYVVIKEARPYTCKDNLGNDAVTLLHKEYEILKILKDTNIAPKPIELFQEWEHTFLVMEYIREKNLRELFFSKFHPILKLNFNSRESKEFYKIYKKVFLNFLDALEIIHSKGIILGDISPYNVIVNPKNYKVKFIDFEGAIRKGIDKPFLLFTPGFRKVDRNFFSFNADFYSMGALMFYFLFPINVFSDLRKDLYDNVLKMILKDLGWSKRIYNCINILINSVNENVNKIPYISKYVRKSLVSSNKVVKKAGFITKKLSKERLQKIVEGFGNFILNHIEDEREDRLFPSDPFLYHTNSLSLGFGATGILYALKKCNFDIPKKAFYWIEKKLKGVNEKDYPPGFITGLSGIAWALWELGYEDKSLKIIELTEKSPLKFKNHSLFYGMAGIGLTNLFFYLITSEAKFLERAINYGNKIIEVSKINKKGIFWEYENKVYLGYGYGQSGVSLFLLRLYQVTKEKKYFEYGIKGVFFDLKNGRKIEKDVISFPEAIGDKTLEHYIECGTAGIIKVLLRYKFFNKLKRLIPDICRKYSVFPGILFGISSFIDTLIDVYIFTNDVQYLEMMNRPLTGLIDIYLLSFPDGYAVPGDNLFRISCDYATGIAGVMRTIHRVLTLDEADFTLDQIS
- a CDS encoding transcriptional regulator, coding for MKFKELDPIIHEKTRLSILIYLLQNKEVDFSTLKKITDTTEGNLSSHLRVLEDNKLIEVKKTFVGRRPKTFYKLSDSGKNKLLDYLDKLKKILKEIK
- a CDS encoding sigma-70 family RNA polymerase sigma factor — its product is MNFEEYLKEINIKILNFCKKYNFFHHKDDLLGEAFICFQKCKEKFKGDEMEFRNYFFKSLENHFLNYLKKEKRLILKDYEEIEILNEVRSDEFLRRFENNLYKRLNEKELWIINLIRQGFNLKEISEKLNISYEKMKDIWSEIRSKINPLKRSRNELRRKWLNENKEKVKELRENWRRRNPDYFIKWRKDNKDYYKDWRRKNILYMKKYMSLYRLIKAKDFLDILRNFLKYLCECSSCDLKEYKRKDFSIFLKCRFCFIRILLYEDLENVNIKEDELLVIFSNKNSLRDFKKQMAKKRIFIFNGEDYLKGKINFLSPKNNKKVLIIKKFQIR